A portion of the Pithys albifrons albifrons isolate INPA30051 chromosome 1, PitAlb_v1, whole genome shotgun sequence genome contains these proteins:
- the ZNF384 gene encoding zinc finger protein 384 isoform X1, translated as MSGSYRAIGRVSCRVLVKMEESHFNSSPYFWPAVPTVSGQIENTMFINKMKEQLLPAEKGCSLAPPHYPALLTVPTSVALPTGISMDSDTKPEQLTPHSQAPVTQNITVVPVQSAGLMTAGPGLVITSPSGSLVTTAASAQTFPISAPMIVSALPPGSQAALQVVPDLSKKGTTALTEGGGGGGGGGVAPKPPRGRKKKRLQESGLPEMSDPFVLTNEDDEDQHKDGKTYRCRMCSLTFYSKSEMQIHSKSHTETKPHKCPHCSKSFANSSYLAQHIRIHSGAKPYTCSYCQKAFRQLSHLQQHTRIHSKLHTAIVKPHKCPHCSKSFANTSYLAQHLRIHSGAKPYTCRYCQKAFRQLSHLQQHTRIHTGDRPYKCAHPGCEKAFTQLSNLQSHRRQHNKDKPFKCHNCHRAYTDAASLEVHLATHTVKHAKVYTCSICSRAYTSETYLMKHMRKHNIPDPQQQVVQAQAQASQQQQQHFQPQGGGAAGGPSGDTNQPNPPPQCSFDLTPYKTSEHHKDICLTVSTSTIQVEHLSSS; from the exons ATGTCTGGTAGTTATAGAGCAATTGGAAGGGTTTCGTGCAGAGTTCTGGTAAA GATGGAAGAATCTCATTTCAACTCCTCCCCGTACTTctggccagcagtgcccactgTCTCGGGACAG ATTGAGAACACCATGTTTATTAACAAGATGAAGGAGCAGCTGTTGCCCGCAGAGAAGGGCTGCAGCCTGGCTCCCCCCCACTACCCTGCCTTGCTGACAGTTCCCACCTCTGTGGCCCTGCCCACCGGCATCTCCATGGACTCGGACACCAAGCCAGAGCAGCTGACACCACACAGCCAAGCCCCTGTGACTCAGAACATCACCGTGGTACCAGTGCAGTCTGCTGGGCTCATGACAGCAG GTCCTGGTCTGGTGATAACTTCCCCGTCAGGTTCCCTGGTGACCACAGCCGCCTCTGCCCAAACTTTTCCCATCTCAGCTCCCATGATTGTCTCTGCGCTACCCCCCGGCTCCCAGGCTGCCCTCCAGGTGGTTCCAGACCTGTCCAAGAAAGGGACAACCGCCCTCACtgaaggtggtgggggtggtgggggtgggggagtTGCCCCCAAACCACCCCGGGGCCGGAAGAAGAAGCGATTGCAGGAGTCGGGGCTGCCAGAGATGAGCGACCCCTTTGTGCTGACAAACGAGGATGATGAGGACCAGCACAAGGATGGCAAGACATACAG GTGCCGGATGTGTTCGCTGACCTTCTACTCCAAGTCGGAGATGCAGATCCACTCCAAGTCCCACACGGAGACAAAGCCACACAAGTGTCCTCACTGCTCCAAGAGCTTCGCCAACAGCTCCTACCTGGCCCAGCACATTCGCATCCATTCAGGGGCCAAGCCCTACACGTGCAGCTACTGCCAGAAGGCCTTTCGCCAGCTctcccacctgcagcagcacacacg GATCCACTCCAAGCTCCACACAGCGATTGTCAAGCCGCACAAGTGTCCTCACTGCTCCAAGAGCTTCGCCAACACATCCTACCTGGCCCAGCACCTCCGCATCCACTCGGGGGCCAAGCCCTACACCTGTCGCTACTGCCAGAAGGCCTTTCGCCAGCTctcccacctgcagcagcacacacg TATCCACACCGGGGACCGACCCTACAAATGTGCTCACCCTGGGTGTGAAAAGGCTTTCACCCAGCTTTCCAACCTGCAG tCCCACAGACGGCAGCACAACAAAGATAAACCTTTCAAGTGCCACAACTGCCACCGTGCGTACACGGATGCTGCCTCGTTGGAGGTACACCTGGCTACGCACACGGTGAAACACGCCAAGGTCTACACCTGCTCCATCTGCAGCCGGGCCTACACCTCG GAGACGTACCTGATGAAGCACATGCGGAAACACAACATCCCTGacccccagcagcaggtggtTCAGGCACAAGCCCAGgcctcacagcagcagcagcagcacttccagccACAGGGtgggggggcagcagggggcCCTTCTGGAGACACTAACCAACCCAACCCTCCCCCCCAGTGCTCCTTTGACCTGACTCCTTACAAGACTTCAGAGCATCACAAGGACATCTGCCTCACTGTCAGCACCAGCACCATCCAAGTGGAGCACCTCTCCAGCTCCTAG
- the ZNF384 gene encoding zinc finger protein 384 isoform X2 has protein sequence MEESHFNSSPYFWPAVPTVSGQIENTMFINKMKEQLLPAEKGCSLAPPHYPALLTVPTSVALPTGISMDSDTKPEQLTPHSQAPVTQNITVVPVQSAGLMTAGPGLVITSPSGSLVTTAASAQTFPISAPMIVSALPPGSQAALQVVPDLSKKGTTALTEGGGGGGGGGVAPKPPRGRKKKRLQESGLPEMSDPFVLTNEDDEDQHKDGKTYRCRMCSLTFYSKSEMQIHSKSHTETKPHKCPHCSKSFANSSYLAQHIRIHSGAKPYTCSYCQKAFRQLSHLQQHTRIHSKLHTAIVKPHKCPHCSKSFANTSYLAQHLRIHSGAKPYTCRYCQKAFRQLSHLQQHTRIHTGDRPYKCAHPGCEKAFTQLSNLQSHRRQHNKDKPFKCHNCHRAYTDAASLEVHLATHTVKHAKVYTCSICSRAYTSETYLMKHMRKHNIPDPQQQVVQAQAQASQQQQQHFQPQGGGAAGGPSGDTNQPNPPPQCSFDLTPYKTSEHHKDICLTVSTSTIQVEHLSSS, from the exons ATGGAAGAATCTCATTTCAACTCCTCCCCGTACTTctggccagcagtgcccactgTCTCGGGACAG ATTGAGAACACCATGTTTATTAACAAGATGAAGGAGCAGCTGTTGCCCGCAGAGAAGGGCTGCAGCCTGGCTCCCCCCCACTACCCTGCCTTGCTGACAGTTCCCACCTCTGTGGCCCTGCCCACCGGCATCTCCATGGACTCGGACACCAAGCCAGAGCAGCTGACACCACACAGCCAAGCCCCTGTGACTCAGAACATCACCGTGGTACCAGTGCAGTCTGCTGGGCTCATGACAGCAG GTCCTGGTCTGGTGATAACTTCCCCGTCAGGTTCCCTGGTGACCACAGCCGCCTCTGCCCAAACTTTTCCCATCTCAGCTCCCATGATTGTCTCTGCGCTACCCCCCGGCTCCCAGGCTGCCCTCCAGGTGGTTCCAGACCTGTCCAAGAAAGGGACAACCGCCCTCACtgaaggtggtgggggtggtgggggtgggggagtTGCCCCCAAACCACCCCGGGGCCGGAAGAAGAAGCGATTGCAGGAGTCGGGGCTGCCAGAGATGAGCGACCCCTTTGTGCTGACAAACGAGGATGATGAGGACCAGCACAAGGATGGCAAGACATACAG GTGCCGGATGTGTTCGCTGACCTTCTACTCCAAGTCGGAGATGCAGATCCACTCCAAGTCCCACACGGAGACAAAGCCACACAAGTGTCCTCACTGCTCCAAGAGCTTCGCCAACAGCTCCTACCTGGCCCAGCACATTCGCATCCATTCAGGGGCCAAGCCCTACACGTGCAGCTACTGCCAGAAGGCCTTTCGCCAGCTctcccacctgcagcagcacacacg GATCCACTCCAAGCTCCACACAGCGATTGTCAAGCCGCACAAGTGTCCTCACTGCTCCAAGAGCTTCGCCAACACATCCTACCTGGCCCAGCACCTCCGCATCCACTCGGGGGCCAAGCCCTACACCTGTCGCTACTGCCAGAAGGCCTTTCGCCAGCTctcccacctgcagcagcacacacg TATCCACACCGGGGACCGACCCTACAAATGTGCTCACCCTGGGTGTGAAAAGGCTTTCACCCAGCTTTCCAACCTGCAG tCCCACAGACGGCAGCACAACAAAGATAAACCTTTCAAGTGCCACAACTGCCACCGTGCGTACACGGATGCTGCCTCGTTGGAGGTACACCTGGCTACGCACACGGTGAAACACGCCAAGGTCTACACCTGCTCCATCTGCAGCCGGGCCTACACCTCG GAGACGTACCTGATGAAGCACATGCGGAAACACAACATCCCTGacccccagcagcaggtggtTCAGGCACAAGCCCAGgcctcacagcagcagcagcagcacttccagccACAGGGtgggggggcagcagggggcCCTTCTGGAGACACTAACCAACCCAACCCTCCCCCCCAGTGCTCCTTTGACCTGACTCCTTACAAGACTTCAGAGCATCACAAGGACATCTGCCTCACTGTCAGCACCAGCACCATCCAAGTGGAGCACCTCTCCAGCTCCTAG